CTTAGAGTGATAGTTACACATGGACAGCAATGGTGCAAGTACCACTGTTGTcctcaggggcagactgggcaggggggcatctgccccccggccagtcccatagagggctatcttgggctgggtcaatgggacACCagcatttttgtcctttaaaataggctgctgagttgagtcttgccccccgggctgaactttgccagccccccccccccccccccccctggttatCCTCCTACCGCTATTCTTTGTCCTCTTACCGCTATTGCCaaatcaggatggcgatagcagtTGCTCTGCAACAGAGAAAAAAgttttattattgaaataaagcattttttcagaaattaaataaatgaaaaataatatatttcttcctattttttatattacttttattttatatcgAAGGTGTAATTGGAAGCCCAAGTCCAAAGCATTCTAGTTAATCAATCCCCTAAAGCACATTTTAATCAACTATAGATGGCAATGGAGCACAGGAATTCCAGCAACGACATCAATGGCGTACAGCCAGGTCTcagggcaggggagggctggcaaactttagcccgggggcaagactcgactcagcagcctattaggaacatttcaaaggaGAAAAATGCAGGAGGCCTAGTGACAAAGTCCAATGAAGTACACTATTTGACTAAACACAAGCCAAAAATTAGGGGCTTATTTAACAAGCATTAGCCGTTTTCGGGGGACCACCGCAATTTTAAGTATCCCCTCTAATTATAACTAAAGGAACGCAGCAGATATCAGAGGAATCTGCTGCTTTCTCACTGTTTTCGAAtgcaaaagcagtccccataggttttTTTGGGGACAagttattttacataatttagcaagttctgaaaatcaaagATTTCCGATACTTGTGCCCCATGGCTAATGTCATCTAAAGAAGGCTGCAAGAGAGAGCAAtacagtagagggatcttcggatccctcacgacatcttacctgctctcccctccggtcactattgcaaaggtggccactttgcgatagtgaccatagaggagataGGTGTTCACCTGGACAGCCGTTTATCATGACTATTGTTCcggcagaacacttttaataaatggttacaatctttcattccttatgaTTGtgataagggcagcacggtggctaagtggctagcacttctgactcacagcgctggggtcatgagttcaattcccaaccatggccttatctgtgtggagtttgtatgttctccccgtgtttgtgttggtttcctccaggtgctctggtttcctcccacactccaaaaaatatactagtaggttaattggctgctatcaaaattgaccctagtctctctctatctgtcatcagggactgatgtgaatgagttctctgtacagcgctgcagaatcagtggcgctatataaataaatggtgatgatgatgatgaaatgattgtGTCAAAAATTCTCtggttcataaataggccccataaagAGTAGTGTGCTGTGGTGTCCAACAACCTTGTTAAAAGTGGAACAACAGAGATCTAACTTTTATGGGAAATGATGTGCAATCTAATCATCATTACCATATttataagaaagaaaaacaattacAAAGTCAGAAAAACATAAGTCTCAAAATAAAGATGTAAAATGCAAAAGGTCCTTTTCACAAATCTGAACATAATTTACGTAACTGTGGCATAAGAAAGTATAGGGCTGAAAATGTTGCCCCATCCCCCAATGAGTGTGGTGTTGATCAAGATGCATTTCATTCCTTTGGCATAAAGGGCTCTCATTCTAAGTTTAGCTGTCCGGATGTTACCTGAGACTAATGTGGAAGCTTCTTTCCATAACCCAATAATCTGATGCTTTTAACATTCATGGTACAGAAACTAAAACCCTGAAAGGACTAgcaattatatagtatatattgtatactgtttATATATTGTAGTTGTGTGCTGCAACTTAAACTACAAAGAAATATACACTCATGCaaacacaacatatatatatatatatatatatatatatatatatatatatatatatatatatatatataaaaagatatatatatatatatatatatatatatatatatatatatatatatacagatagattgatagatagatagatactgtgTATATAGTCTATATGTTATATGATATATAAGCTAATAAAGTGAATGGGGCATTAAGTCAAAGAAAGTGGTACTGGATTATACTACATTCTTGTGAGCAGTCACTTTCAGAGACAGATTTTCCAAAGTAAAACAGAtaggatttgttttattttagatttattattTAGATATAATTATAACTATTAAGGCTGTGTTTCCCTTTCTCCAGTGTACTTGACGGGCAGCTGTTTTACAAGTCCTGATTTTATGCAAAACTGTGAAAACTGGCAAATGATTGAGGATGGGTAAGAAATGCTACACGGACTAACCATTGCTTCTCTACCATTTAGGGCCATTTATTCAAGCATAACTGCAAAGTACAGACATTGTTCCAAATGTATGTGCAGTTTGCATTATAGTGTATCTTAAACATTATCCTGTTAGTGTTAGATAATGGCAAATAAAATAACCTCTGAACATATGCACAGGGTATTAAGATCCCAGGAGATATGCAGCAGGGCAGGGTGTAAAGGTTCACACGCACTGGCAGATCCAACACTTGACCAAAGCATCAGACAACTGGTTCTCTCTCCATATTGTCACACATACTGTGTGTGGGCATATTGGACAGATCCAGACATGTGGAACTTGAGTCATGTGTTGGCAGTCATTCTGTGCTGACACATGCTGCTGTTTACAACTTAGTATGGTCTAAAATGGCCCACAGTGTGTATGGGCACATTAAGGTTGTAAGTGCCAGTAAGTGCCTTAAGCTTCAGATGCATGTAGGCTCTTTCTGACCAGTATAAACACGACATTAAATAGGGTTAATTGATATCTGTGGGGACCTACACATGAAAAGCAGGAAAGAATATTAACTGCAAGAATATACTCTTTGGAGCATTTAATGCTACTAAGGtctgtctctgtattctgtatgTACTTCTTTCTAGTTTACCAAAATCCTGTCAAATAAGAGTATAAATTAGTCTCCACTCAGCCCCAACTCTTACAATTATCACTATTTCAGGTCACTCTAAAATAAACCTCCATTTATTTCAGGTGACCCAATAGTACCTGTATAATGTAGATATTATTCATGTGTTTGTCAATATGCAACCAAACTGTAGTGTTGTTACACTAGCTCTCTTTTCTTAGTACACCAaacatgattttaattattttttttgcattgagATGAGTGAATCCAATGAAGCCTTCTTTGAACACTGGATAAAGGTATTAAGATGGACTAGTGACATCTCGGAACAAATTTTAGGCAtttcaaaactttttttattgaatatctGTGTTCATAGAAACTATCATAATTTATAAAATTGCCCTGCCCCTGGAATAAAGTGTATTGTTGTAGAACCTTCAAAACTTTTGTGGTACTAGGATATGCTCAAAattctttgtattaaaaatataatataatatatatatatatatatatatatatatatatatatatatatatatatatatacacacacacacaacctgaATGAAAAGGGCATTATGGATAGTGTCCGGATGGTTAGATTTCTTGTGCATTGGATATATTTGTTGTTTTGTACCACAGCTAATTTACACAATTATTTCTGCAATCTTTAAATTCCTTGCTGATACAGCTGACCTGGTGTAAAGATTGCAGTAAAAATGCTACAGATAATTTTACATGATTAAAAAGAAGTGTGACCATTGCCTGGATTCTGATGTACCCATGGAGTATTTAATGGAGAATAAGTGTACCAGTGTATGAAtgagaaatgttaaaaaaataacatttgtatcTCTCTTAACTCCCTTCATTATTGGAGTTTACACActgtttctattttatttgttgGTTTCAATGGTGGATGGGTGAGGTCTTAATTACTGTACTATGATTATGTATATAGTGgcacacttattttttttcctttagaaaaaatgatgatgatatgaaaaCTATTGCATCCTCTATTTtgctttcaaataaaaatatatatattaatgtcctaCATATAGTAAGCTATCTAGTGAGGGACTTTTGTTCTTCTATTATCCATCTCACGTGGTGGTAATGACAGAACTAATATCCACTTAGATGAAAGAAAGATGTCATTTATATATTCGGGTTTTCTAAGTGTATTAGaagatattacactatgttgccttttttttttttttcttcttttttataaaCTGTGGAATAACCGATGTAATCTCTTCCCTGTTGGATGAACTTTGAGGGATTATTCACATTCAAAGACCTTCTCTGTTTTGAAGAGAATAGACCAAACACTATCATAAGAATGACTTTTATTGTATAAAGAGGAATTGAGACAAACTTGAAACAAACTTATAGTATGGTCTCTTCCAATTGAGATCATATTAGATCATATATTTATTCATTAGATTCTATTATGTGTTTGCTGTATTTGCACCTGTGGTTGacataatatttgtatatttatatattgtttcacactgtggCAGCATTACAAAGGAGCCGCTGCTAAATGAGAAATATTCTGTTTCTAATGTCCTCGATATGGTTGCAAATGTCTTGATTTTCGATGAAAGTTGATACCTTTAAATTATCACATGACCCACAAGTTATACTCATCCCCCATGATTCGCTTTGGTATTGGTAATGGGTGGACATATCCAGAGGGCGGATGGAAATAATCACTCTGGATGCAAGTAAATGCTATGCTGTGCTGCCTGTGGATAAAGCTATGTGTGGGACTGGGACAATGCTGAACACTACAAAGGAATAAGGAAATAAAAGCACATGGAAGCCCCCCTCTTCTGTCACACTCTAGGTCAATGTCACTTAAAACGCTCTCAGGGTGACGTGTGAATCCCATTCAGGAAAAGAAGAATTTCCCATCTGCATTGCCTTCATTTCTGGGGATAGAGACCGGGGCTGCAACTCTGCTCAGCCGGTGCCAGTCAGACTGACAGCTCGGCACCTGGCAGAAACTAGCAGCAGCCATGCAACAGGCGGTCAGCGAATACAGGGCGAGCTCAGAGTGCTTGAAGAAAGTgacccagccagatcaagaaccaAAATACGTGGAAATACCTTTTTCTGCAGAGAAGAGAGGGGCCAGTAAAGCCGGGGTCACCGTCACAGTGAGTGCACTGACATTAGGGAGGACTGAGGACATGCAGGAGGATGAGATTACTGGATATGACTGTAAACAGACCTCTGTAGGGGCGCAGAAGTTCAGCTGGACAGCAGAACAGAACTCGGGAGATCACCTAGGTTCACCAGCAATGGTATCCAAAGTACCTGGCGAGCTCCCAAATAAAGGGGGCAAAGGAGAACTAGAGGAAAGATCAGAGGGCACCGTGTTCTACCCCTCCTCCCGTGCAAGTGAAAGTGACCCTCCGATCACTGTCGACATGCCCCATCAGGGATGCGCCAACGACGAGGCGCACTACATCACCACCCACGAGATCCAACTCTGTGAGGCTGACCAGGACCCGGATTACCCGGACTTTGGGCTGGCCCCCTCCACTTGGAGTGAGCCGGTGGACAGCGCCCCCTGTACCTTTTTGGAGTACGCCTCGTTTGACAGCCAGGGAGGGACCCCGACAGATGAAGACTGCAGCTACTACTTGAGCACAGCCAGTGATCCCAATCCCACAGACAGCCTAGGAAGCACCGAGCTGGTCAGCACTTATTCGGAAAGCGATACCTCCCCGATCAGCAGCAGAAGCAGTACCAGGCTCGCCAGTCCGGACGAGTCCAAAGCCGGGAACCCCGCAGGGCAGATCCTCCTATCAATCAAAACAGCATCCAAGGCTATAAATGACCCTAGCAACATCCAGGCAAAGCAAAACACCGCCCCTGCTGATGCCAAGCATGAGATAGACATGAGCTACTGCGTGTCCAGAGCCACCGAGAGCAAGTCAGCTTTCAGGCAGCAGCAACAGCATCACTGCTACCCTCACCCCCAGGCAACGGATGCGCACAGACTGGTGGCAATACCTGCACGGCTGCAGGCTCGCAGTGGGGTCCATGCAGACATCTCAAGCGGGGCTTCCAGCGCAGTCAGCGAGCTAGACGATGCTGACAAGGAGGTGCGCAACCTGACCTCTAGAGCCTTCCGCAGCCTTGCTTACCCATACTTTGAAGCCATTAATTTCAGCTCTAGCGAGTCCACGACCTCTTTGTCGGACCAAAACATAGGGATAAAcagttggtctacttacctggaCTGGAAAGGAGCGTCCTTCCTCTCTCAGAAGGCAGAGCAAACCCTGCACCAACACTCAACCACTACTTCCAATTTTGGGTTAAAGAAAATAGGCAAAGATGCGTCAAAAGAACAGGTGTATGTGCAAGCCAACAAGTCTGAAACAAAGGCATTTGAGCTTGTTGTCAGCGAGGTTGCCGCTGAGAAGAAGGCACATCCAGCATGCGCCTCCAAGCACATTCAATCAGGGTCCAGAGTTGTAACTTTAACGGAGACCCTAAACTTCAGCAGCAATGTGAAAGCGAATGCTGCAGGGAATGAGCGAGCCAGCAAGCCCCCTGATCATGCTCCAGGCTCAGTTTGCACGGATGGGGTTACAGAGGCACTGCCAAGAGAACCTGTTACGCACGAGGTTAGCAAGCTCACCAGCACTGTAGCAGAAGCCATGGAAGGGACTCACAAATCGAAAATTGCTTCCAGCCTTctcaaaaatgtaatttccaaAAAAATGCAGCGGGAGCAGGAGTTTAAGATGGAGCGAGGGGAGATCACTGACACCTCCCAGAAAGTTGTCGCGAACTCGTCCAAAGAAACGGAAGAATCCAAGGACAAAGGGATACAGAGGCAGAACTCCAAGTTTTCTGAGACAGGTTCCGATTTTACCCTGGTCAGTAGTGAGGATCTTGGGGAGTTTTTCGATGTGAAATCTGGGACACCTAAAGATTTCACTGCAGTGGATggcaatacaaataaacaaatgtcTTCCCTCGAGAGCCACCGTGAAGAAGCCATCTGTGAAATGAAGAAGAGTGCTTCGGAGACCATGAAAGGGATTTTCCTCCGTAGTCAAAATAGTGCGTTTAGGTCATGGAAGGAGAAGGAAATTGAAAAGATGGAAAAGAAAATCGAGGAGACAGTTGCTaaggcaagaaaaataaaaattccacTGGAAAGGGACTGGAAAGCAGATTTAGAGGAGTTATCTACAGTTAAATCTACCAAAATGTCTCGATTGTATGTACCTGGCATCCAGCATACACCTAAAGAGAAGCAAGTGGAGAAACAAGCTACCAAATACTCTGTGTCTACCTATGCCCACCAGAGTTGCTTAAGCCGGAATGACAATGACTTTAAAAGTGAAAAACTTCATATCCTTCAGGCTTCTGCAAGCAGAATGACTCCCAGGGTCACTCCCAAACCTCAGGAGATAAAACTAAATCTAGGATTATCCAGCCAGAATAAAGACAGTCCTTTTAATATTGCCAAACTGTTGACCCCAAATTTAGCATCCAGTGCTGCCATTCTTTCAAAGGCAGCAGAAGACCTGAGAAATCAAATCCCATCCAGGGCTGAAGTTCTGGAGAAAATGCCCCAATTCCTGGTGAGAGATGTGAGAGAGACCAAACCCAAAGTTCAAGGTACCATGCACCAGGTGAGGGATGTTAGAAAACTGCTTAAAAGTTCTTACAGCCAAGATGCAGGCGACAGTGACAGGGGAAGTGTAATGTCAGACCACAGTGCCACTGATCAGAAATCAAAGGTGTCTGGGGCATCCAAGACATCTTCCTCACTGTCTCCAATTGTTATCACCTGCCAGGCAGTGAAAAGTAAAGAGGATGGTGAAAATGATGAGATGGATATTTTGTTGGAGAGAGAGAAGGGCTTGTCAGCTGCAGAAACCGTTCTGGTACACAGAGCTTCAGGCAGGCTCCCTGTGGCCACCATAGCACCCAACAAAACAGGACCGAGAATGCCTGTGGTGAAGATTGTGTCTAAGGCGTCCAAGTGGAAGCAAGAGAAGCCAAAGGATCCAGAGATAAAACCAGAGCCCAAATCTCCACAGTCACGGGCGGCTCTGGAGAAGCTGACTGCTGCAGTGAAAACTATGGAACAGCTCTACGTATTTGACAGGAAGGAGTGGAAGCGCAAAGATGAGCCATCACTGCTCGCAGGAAGCCATGTCCTTTCTCTCATTGCTTGTGAGGAGGCATCTGGGGAAAGGAAACTGGTACCAGCAGAGGAAGTTAAGACTGGGGCTGCTATGATTGAGGATCCCCGGAAGGCAATTTTTCCTCGAGTCTCCAAAGCCCCTGAGCCACTTGGACGGCGAAATTCTCACCCAAGCCTAGAAAAGACCCCCCAAAAGCCACCAGCTATAGAGAATAAGGTGCCACCCAGGACGTTCCAAGTGTCTAGGTTTCGAGAAGGGAAGAAGCAGGGACAGCCAGACAAGAACTTGCCCAACAGAGGGACCAGCAATGTTAATGTTTTCACAGTGAGTGCTGCCCCGACCAAGAGCAAGCAGGAGAGCTTGGAGTCAGctctaaatacaaaaaacaaacgaCCACAGCCACCCACTTCCCTCAAGATCCCACAGATATTTACAGAGGAGCCCAAAAAGGCTGAATCAGCAGCCCCACAGCCTCCTTCCCTAGTGCGGAAAGCCAGCGCTGACTTTGAGAACTACCTCACCATTCCGGTAAAAGTAGCTGGGGAAGGGAAACCACCGTTAACCTCAAGTGTCCGTGAGCCACCACCCAACAATAAAGAAGTCACTACAAGCAGCCGAGAGACTAGTGGAAATGCTCGAGAAACCAATGTGAACACCAGAGAAAACACTTCAAACACACTAGAAAACACTGCAAACCTCAGAGGGCCCTCCTCTATAATCCGCGAAGCTGCAGCAACTATCCGAGACTCAACAGCAGTGGGCACTCTCCCAATCTTCAGCAGCAAAACCCTGGCCACAAGCCCCAAGAGCCCCATTAAATTGCCCAATGACTGGCGCAGCAAGGTGAAAGAGGGTGTGCAGCCCACACGGGCAGCATCGGCAGGCTCGGAACCCCAAACACCAGACTCTGTTCCTCCAGCTACAATTTACCATCATCCTCTACCACCAATGGCAATGGCAATGCCCAGCACCCAGGGCCCAATCTATTACTCCCCGCCTTTGCAGTcagctgcccctgctgagatGTATCCCCAGACCCAGCGCAAAATGCTGGTGGACTTAGCCACAGGCCAGTATTATCTAGTGGA
The Mixophyes fleayi isolate aMixFle1 chromosome 1, aMixFle1.hap1, whole genome shotgun sequence DNA segment above includes these coding regions:
- the C1H4orf54 gene encoding uncharacterized protein C4orf54 homolog, producing MQQAVSEYRASSECLKKVTQPDQEPKYVEIPFSAEKRGASKAGVTVTVSALTLGRTEDMQEDEITGYDCKQTSVGAQKFSWTAEQNSGDHLGSPAMVSKVPGELPNKGGKGELEERSEGTVFYPSSRASESDPPITVDMPHQGCANDEAHYITTHEIQLCEADQDPDYPDFGLAPSTWSEPVDSAPCTFLEYASFDSQGGTPTDEDCSYYLSTASDPNPTDSLGSTELVSTYSESDTSPISSRSSTRLASPDESKAGNPAGQILLSIKTASKAINDPSNIQAKQNTAPADAKHEIDMSYCVSRATESKSAFRQQQQHHCYPHPQATDAHRLVAIPARLQARSGVHADISSGASSAVSELDDADKEVRNLTSRAFRSLAYPYFEAINFSSSESTTSLSDQNIGINSWSTYLDWKGASFLSQKAEQTLHQHSTTTSNFGLKKIGKDASKEQVYVQANKSETKAFELVVSEVAAEKKAHPACASKHIQSGSRVVTLTETLNFSSNVKANAAGNERASKPPDHAPGSVCTDGVTEALPREPVTHEVSKLTSTVAEAMEGTHKSKIASSLLKNVISKKMQREQEFKMERGEITDTSQKVVANSSKETEESKDKGIQRQNSKFSETGSDFTLVSSEDLGEFFDVKSGTPKDFTAVDGNTNKQMSSLESHREEAICEMKKSASETMKGIFLRSQNSAFRSWKEKEIEKMEKKIEETVAKARKIKIPLERDWKADLEELSTVKSTKMSRLYVPGIQHTPKEKQVEKQATKYSVSTYAHQSCLSRNDNDFKSEKLHILQASASRMTPRVTPKPQEIKLNLGLSSQNKDSPFNIAKLLTPNLASSAAILSKAAEDLRNQIPSRAEVLEKMPQFLVRDVRETKPKVQGTMHQVRDVRKLLKSSYSQDAGDSDRGSVMSDHSATDQKSKVSGASKTSSSLSPIVITCQAVKSKEDGENDEMDILLEREKGLSAAETVLVHRASGRLPVATIAPNKTGPRMPVVKIVSKASKWKQEKPKDPEIKPEPKSPQSRAALEKLTAAVKTMEQLYVFDRKEWKRKDEPSLLAGSHVLSLIACEEASGERKLVPAEEVKTGAAMIEDPRKAIFPRVSKAPEPLGRRNSHPSLEKTPQKPPAIENKVPPRTFQVSRFREGKKQGQPDKNLPNRGTSNVNVFTVSAAPTKSKQESLESALNTKNKRPQPPTSLKIPQIFTEEPKKAESAAPQPPSLVRKASADFENYLTIPVKVAGEGKPPLTSSVREPPPNNKEVTTSSRETSGNARETNVNTRENTSNTLENTANLRGPSSIIREAAATIRDSTAVGTLPIFSSKTLATSPKSPIKLPNDWRSKVKEGVQPTRAASAGSEPQTPDSVPPATIYHHPLPPMAMAMPSTQGPIYYSPPLQSAAPAEMYPQTQRKMLVDLATGQYYLVDTPVQPIKRRLFDPETGQYVDVPVPPPPVTPVPFHMPQLALSPGAYGPAYMFYPGFLPTASTAVLPPNTMQTQLSNPGSEHTYEMPVVEGSLAGDLGYSESPYYLATGTAAASTSTGQSTNIRRGSLGCTDGKQVISILSQPGPRIVAPPSFDGTTMRFVVEHR